The Mycolicibacterium cosmeticum DNA window GCACCATGCCGGCGTCGACCGTGCGGGTCTCGTCGGTTCCGGTGATCCCGAACTGAAGTCCGGTCACCGTTGCCTCTCCCAGCACCCGCTGCGGGGTCAGCCGGTAGGCGAGCCGGATCCGCGGGCGCGTGATCGGCGTCGAACCGGCTTCGGCCGAATCGAGCTTGGACAGGATCTCCAGCTTGTTGCGGGTCAGCGGGTCGGTCTCGGTGGCGAGGTCGCGGATCACCAGATCGTGGTCGGCGGCGTCCAGCACCACGCCACACGTCGAGGTCAAGCCGATCAGCTCGGGCAGCGTGAACGCCGACTGGGCGGGCCCGCGGCGGGCGGCGATCACCACTTCCTGCACCTTGGACCGCCGCAGGGCAGCCAGGGCGTGGTCGGCGATATCGGTGCGCGCCAAGGCATCCGGGTCGGTGGTCAGCACGCGGGCGACGTCCAGGGCGACGTTGCCGTTGCCCACGATGACCACCCGCTCGTGGCTGAGGTCGACGGGCAACCCGACGTAATCGGGGTGCCCGTTGAACCAGGCCACCACCTCGGTCGCGGTGGCGGTGCCGGTCAGGTCCATGCCGTCGATATCGAGACGACGGTCGTTGGGCGCGCCGACCGCGTACAGCACGGCATGGTGATGCTCGAGCAGGTCGGCGTGGGTCAGGTGCTTGCCGATCTCGACGTTGAGGAAGAAGGTGAATCCGGGCTGCCGGGCCATCCGGTCGAACAGCCGGGTGACCCGCTTGGTGCTCTGGTGGTCCGGCGCGACGCCGGCGCGGACCAGCCCGTAGGGCGTCGGCAGCTTCTCGAAGACGTTCACCCGGACCCCTCGCTGGGTGAGCAACTCGTCGGCCGCGTACATCGCCGCCGGGCCGGACCCGACGATCGCCACCCGCAGCGGCCCACCGGCGCGCGGGTGCACCTTGGGCGCGTCGAGGACCGGCGCCAGCTTCGAGGTGGGCGGCAGCTTGCCCTCACGCTTGGGATAGAACGCGGCGTTGAGCTCGATGAACGGCAATTGATTCTCGGTCAGCCGGGAATCGGGCGCGATGGCGCCGACGGGGCACGCGGAGACGCAGGCGCCGCAGTCCACACACGCATCGGGATCGATGTAGAGCATCTCCGCGGTGGCGAAGCCGGGCTCGTCCGGTGACGGGTGGATGCAGTTCACCGGGCATGCGTAGACACAAGACCCATCGCTGCAACACGATTGGGTGATCACATGGGGCATGGCGGATGTCGTTTACGTCAGGCCACGGCCACCAGATGCTCGCGCTGCGGCTCGCTGCGGTAACGGCTGGGCGGACCGTCGATCTTGCAGATCTTCCACACCAGCTTGGCCAGCGGGTTCATCAGACCCGTGTCGTAGCACAGCATCCGGACGTCGGAGAACATGTTGCGCAGCGTCTGCCGCGATGCCGGCGCCCGGAAGAACAGCTCCTTGCGCACCGAGCGCGGGATATCGAATTCCTTCCAGAACGCGCGCGGCGGCACGATGATCGCCGAGCACAGGATCCGCATGGTCAGCGGCACGAACAGCGACAACAGGAAGCGTTGGCGCCAGCGCAGATTCGGGACGCGCTTGTGCAGGTACTGATGGGCGAACGAGATGTGCCGGGCCTCCTCGGCGACGTGAATCGCCATCACCCGCTCCATGATCGGGTGTAGTTCCTTGCCTTCGCGCAGCACGTTCTTCTGCGTGTGGTCGATGGGCTCTTCGCCCGCGAGCACACCGAAGAAGAACGGGATGGGCAGCGGACCGGCCACCAACGGAATCAGCGGCTGCAGCCATTTCAGCAGCCGCGGCATACCGGGCACGTCCTTGCCGATGCGGTTCACCATCTCCTGGAACATCAGGGTGTGGTTGCACTCCTCGACCGCCTCGTGCAGGCAGTACCGGTACTCCGGCGAGCCGTTGGGCACCCAGAACGAGTACTCCATCAAACCGCGGATCAGGATGTTCTCGAAGTGCAGGCCCACCTTCGCGACATTGGCCTGACGCCACATACCGATCTCGATCTGACGCTCACGGGACTGCGAGCGGTACCACGGGTGATTACCGATCGGGTCGGTCTCCGGCAGGATCCAGCGGTCGTCGTTCGGGACGACAGCGAACTCCGGGGAGTCCCAATCGATGTCCTGGTACGGATTGAAGTTGCGTCGCACCGACCCCTCGGACAGGGTGGTCAACATCTCCACGTACTGGGGATCGTCGCTGACGTCCATGTTCTTGCGCCAACGCCGGATCATCTTCGTCCTAGCCACTTGAATCCCTCCACGAGGTTTACAACGAACGGCCTCTTGTCTAGACGGTACCGCAGGTATCGAGTAAATGTCCACACCCTCGGATACCCGTTTCCGTCGACCGGGCCACCCACCCAAACCGCCTGATCAGACCGTCATTCCGGGTTGTACGTCCCGTTGCTGGACCACCCGGCGCAGCACGTCGCCCGAGGTCACCGCGCCCCGAACCACCCGTGCCGAACCAGCAATCGGCGCCGACGCCATTGCGACGGCGATCACCGCAGATGACGCGCAAATCCGCCCCGGATAGCTACACTCCCAGCTGTCTCACAGCGCGGACATAAGGATGCGGAATGGCCGTCAATCGCAAGGTCAAGGGTGTGGTCATCGGCGCCGTGCTGGTGATCGGGGTGCTGATCTCGGGAACCGTGCTCTCCAGCTGCGCCACCCAGATCGGCCCCGGGCAAACGGCGGTCAAGGTGGACGACTACGCCCTGATTCCCACCGACCCGAAGGTGGAGGGCTGCATCAACCCGGAGACCTCCGAGTTTAATCCGCCCGGCGGCTTCAAGGCCTACCGCTACCCGTCCCGTCAGATCAGCTGGGATGCCACCGGCAGCCCCGACTCCGAGGCCGAACCCACCATCGTGGTGTCCAACGCCACCGCCCCCGCCGAACTGCGCGTGCCGGTGGTCATCACCTTCGACCTGACCACCGACTGCGCCATGCTGATGGACTTCCACCGCGACTTCGGCACCAAATATCAGGGCTGGCTGGACGACGAGGGTCTGGTCACCGAGGGCTGGAAGAACCTGCTGCGTTACGTCGTCGGCCAGCCGGCCGAACAGGTGCTCATCAGCGTCGCGCAGAAGTACACCTGGCGTGAGATCTGGAACGACGAGAAGGTCCGCATCGAATTCCAGAACGCGCTGCGCGACGCGCTGCCCAGCGCCTCCCGGGCCCGCACCGAC harbors:
- a CDS encoding FAD-dependent oxidoreductase, encoding MPHVITQSCCSDGSCVYACPVNCIHPSPDEPGFATAEMLYIDPDACVDCGACVSACPVGAIAPDSRLTENQLPFIELNAAFYPKREGKLPPTSKLAPVLDAPKVHPRAGGPLRVAIVGSGPAAMYAADELLTQRGVRVNVFEKLPTPYGLVRAGVAPDHQSTKRVTRLFDRMARQPGFTFFLNVEIGKHLTHADLLEHHHAVLYAVGAPNDRRLDIDGMDLTGTATATEVVAWFNGHPDYVGLPVDLSHERVVIVGNGNVALDVARVLTTDPDALARTDIADHALAALRRSKVQEVVIAARRGPAQSAFTLPELIGLTSTCGVVLDAADHDLVIRDLATETDPLTRNKLEILSKLDSAEAGSTPITRPRIRLAYRLTPQRVLGEATVTGLQFGITGTDETRTVDAGMVLTSIGYRGKAVADLPFDDDAAVVPNAGGRVLDGDLPVPGAYVAGWIKRGPTGFIGTNKSCAAETVHNLVEDYNRGQLGDPAHKPAALDKLVRSRQPAVVDAAGWQAIDAAEIARGGEDRPRAKFTGIGEMLAAAAAAPKSTVGQRLLAGLRR
- a CDS encoding AurF N-oxygenase family protein yields the protein MARTKMIRRWRKNMDVSDDPQYVEMLTTLSEGSVRRNFNPYQDIDWDSPEFAVVPNDDRWILPETDPIGNHPWYRSQSRERQIEIGMWRQANVAKVGLHFENILIRGLMEYSFWVPNGSPEYRYCLHEAVEECNHTLMFQEMVNRIGKDVPGMPRLLKWLQPLIPLVAGPLPIPFFFGVLAGEEPIDHTQKNVLREGKELHPIMERVMAIHVAEEARHISFAHQYLHKRVPNLRWRQRFLLSLFVPLTMRILCSAIIVPPRAFWKEFDIPRSVRKELFFRAPASRQTLRNMFSDVRMLCYDTGLMNPLAKLVWKICKIDGPPSRYRSEPQREHLVAVA